In Zygosaccharomyces rouxii strain CBS732 chromosome A complete sequence, the genomic window GGGTTAATCTTGCTTATTGTTACTGGCCCTTGTTCAAGAGAAAAATCCTCAAGAGTCGATTGATATCAACAACACTTCTTAACAAACCTTTACccaaaataaaaataagaacaaaaaagaattgatttaaAAGGAGCTTCCAAATGGATTACGACGATGATTTGAATGCTCCAGTTTGGGATGACCTAAATCCCCCAAAACAAGCTTCAGTTCCAGAATTAAGTGACACCTTTGCTGACTTGAATACAGATGAAGCGAACCAgggagaagaagaagaggaagacGAAGGTGTTAACAGTGGCGAGGAGACTCATACTGCTGAACATGAGAATTCAGACAACCTTCTGAACACACTGGCACCTCAAGAGGATCCATTGGTGGATTTACAGACTGCTAACGAAGCATCGATtctttcatcaccaacaaaaGGTGCTGACGATCCGCTTTTCTCTGCATCTACATATCAGCCATTGGTGTTTGGCGATACTAATGATCAAGACCTTTCGCAATCGACACCTGTGCTTTCATCAGCAGCTAGGAAAAGTGGGAAACCACGCATGTTGTTCAATTCGGCTAGAATGCGTCGCCGTCCCTTGGATAAGAAGGCTAGTAATACTACAACTACCACCACTGTcactaataataatgccAACTCTGAAGTAGCAGATCCACTGGGTAAGATCAAGAAAGAGACTGAAAAAAAGGTGGATGAGGGTCCCATATCGGTGACTTCCAACAATACAACAAAGAGTAAAAGTATTATCGATCAGGTGGAGGAACCACTTTTCAAAGTACCAGCGAGAAGGAATATAAGTGagaatcaattggaatcaaatgAAACCCAAGTCCAAAAGCAACAAGAACAGAACCAAGATGAAGAGCGCGAACCGGTAAATTTTTACATAGAGGTCAAAGATCCGGTTAAAGTAGGTGAATTGACATCGATGCATGTGGAATATACAGTGGTCGTAGAATCAGAACTTTTGGAAACGCGATATGCTCAAGTAAATAGACGATACAGGGACTTCAGGTGGCTTTACCGTCAATTGCAAAGTAATCATTGGGGTAGAATAATCCCACCACCACCGGAGAAACAAAGTGTTGGTAGATTTAAGCAGgatttcattgaaaatagaagatttcaaatggaaaaaatgtTACAGAAAATTGCTAGCAGTCCAGTTTTACAATCTGATTTggattttattttgtttttaacaagcaacaattttaatttcgAATCCAAACATCGTGAGCACACGACTGGATCCAATGCTTCTCGTGATAGTAACGATCTTTCAGAAATTCATATTagtgaaattgaattgttAGGAGCAGAGgatgctgctgttgttttgaaaaatggtggaTTAGATGGCGAGTCTCAAAAGAGATTTTTAAGCCTTTCGTTTTCATCATTACCCAAATATAATGAAACGGATGAATATTTTATCGATCAGTATAAGTTAACAGAAAGCTTAGAGGAACGCCTGAAACAGTTAAACAAATCCCTAGACTTGGTGGATTCGGAAAGGAATGAGCTGGCCTCGGTTACAGAAGAATTTTCAAAGACAATAGATTCGTTGGCCGAATTGGAAGTTACAAGGCAAAACGTTGaaattttaaccaatttcgCTGATACTCATAGGCGCATAAGGGAATCATTGGAGAGAAGTTCTTTACAGGAATCTCTTACTCTGGGGGTTACGCTCGATGAGTACATTAGATCACTGGCAAGCGTAAAGGCAATTTTCAATCAAAGAGCTCGCTTAGGCCATTATTTGGTCATTGTAGAGACTGATTTTGCCAAAAAACAATCGCTCTTGGAAAAGTTACCACAAAACTCCACTTCCCAAAGTAATATCGATAAGATCAACAGTGCTAAAAGGGAATATCAAACTCTACAGAGAAGATGCAAATCtgtaaaaaaaagatggCAAGAAGTGGGTGATTGTatcaagaaagaattggccAATTTTGAGATAGAAAAAGTGAAAGATTTTAGAAACAGTCTGGAAATTTTCCTCGAATCCGCTATCGAATCCCAAAAAGAATGCATCGAACTGTGGGAAACTTTCTACCAGAACAACCTGTAAGAGAAAGAGATGAATCAACgaaattaaagaaagattgATTATTTACATGCAAATACACATTTAATTGTTTTAAAGCACCCGACTAAATCAAGACTGACTctcatcttcctcctcttgTTTCTCCTCCATGAATacttgattcaattgatcaaatacGGATTCTTGTTCACCCAGCGTCTCATAGTCTACAATCATACCATCGAAGGCATAGCAATATTCTTTAGCCAAAATTTTTATGTTATCGTTAACTTGAGGAGCCTTCGGATATCTTTGAGAAAAATGAgttaaaatcaatttttgggcattcatttcatttgaaaCTTCAATGGCTTCATTTATAGTACAATGCTTTTTCTTGATAGCGTCTTCAATTAATTCGTTATCAAGAGTAGCTTCATGGATCAAAAGATCCGAATTCTTACCAAtatcctttgaaaaatgctcTATGTTGGGTCTAGTATCACCAGAGTAGGACATCttgaataatttctttgaagaagatgacatgaaaaatgaaatggtaTTGGAATAGGCCCAATCACAATGCTTAGCCCTACAGGTTTGCATGTTGAAAATACGAAGATCCTTGTACATCTTTTTAATGGTGTCCAAATCCcttaatgatgaattactATCGATTTCTAATTTCCTTCTCTTTTTATCTGCAGATTCAAGACCATCGGCATACTCTTCCAGAGGTATTGGTTTGGTTTCCCTTCTCACGTATGATCCATTAACAAAATGTTCACAACTAATGTAACGAATACGATTTAATAAATTTGCATCCTCCAATAATAACCATTCATTTATGAAGCGGTTGTACTGCCATGGAGTTATCACGTAAATAACCtcgtcatcatcttgaTGATATTTGAAccattctttcaaaatgcTAATAATACCTAAGTGGTGATCAGCGTGCAAATGACTTAGGTACATCATCTTCATATTCTTAAAAATCTTGCAAACAGTAGTACTGGGGAAATGTCTTCTTATAGTTCCTAAAGTATTTTCACCAGCGTCTAACAGTATGATTCTACTATCAATATTACCAGTTTCTGTTTTGTAAGGGATCTTTAaaagagttgaaagaaCGTTTCTGTATTTTGAAGGCAGTGCACTCCCTGTTCCCAATGTGATAGCTTCAACattactcttcttttccGGTGTATCAAAGTTATCAACACCTTGTTGTTCAGTAActattttttcaaatgaagTTGATGGTAGATTTAGAGGTTTAACATGTCTTCGATATGCAAAATCCCATGACCAATCAGGACAGTTGTTTTCAATCTTGATCCTCATTGACTCTTCCCCCTTGGTGAAAGATTCGATCTGAGTAACCGAACCTTGAGTGAAAGGATGAACATTTTCACTAGGAATAGTTGACCTTAACGGTTCCTCTTGTGATTGCGACAGTGTAGTTCCGCGATCCGTTGGCTTACTGAAACATTCATAGAATTCTTTGGACAGAATCGAATTTGACTGAGGtaagttgaaattttgaaccaTCAATGCCTTTAATTTGAGTACAGTCAAAGCAGCACCTTTAAACACAATGGTATTGGGACAAACCTTTGGATGAGAAACAAACATTTGTACGTCATTACCAAAAAGTTCCATTGACTTAATGAGATTATCATTAATAGTAACATCTCCTcccaaaaaaaaataaacGATACCCAAATCTTCGCAGTCGTACTCCTTAAACTTTTCTCTAAATCCTTCAATGTAAGAATCATCCGGAATATCCAGAATCAAAACTCTCGGAAACTGTCTTTGTTTCTCCAAGACCTGTTCTGGAGTAATTTGAGAGCCGTCATCTAAAGTAATCGACTGACCAGATGCTAATTTACCAAAGGAAGGGCCTTTAGGTACACCTAATTTAGCCGCTATATCAGGCCTAAACTTACCTCTAACAGGTTCGAACACGATTTCATAACAGGTGGAAGTCCTTGGTACACTGAATTGTGTCGGTAGTTCAACATTTAAAAATGGATCAGAAGAAGGATCGTATCTAGAGGTAGGTCCATTTTTGGGGAACATATTGGCGACTATAGATTTTAATGCCATATTTTGCCTTTCGTTGAAAACCAAATTATCGTTGCCGCCAGACTGAGGAACTATGATCGATTTAACTCTTAAGAGGCCGTCACTATagatttcttgatctttcaTAGCGTCTGTCTGTAGCGAAATACCAAATCTGAATACGAAATATCTCCACGTAGAAACCACATAATTAATCAAATCACCACCGTGAtgcaatttcaaatttgccTTACCTTGATCTGCAACAGTAAGAATCATACCTGGTAGCCCACCCAAACTATTCCAATTCAGTTCACCTGTAAGGAATATATCTTGCAATTTACCAATTCTAGTACGACTTTCTGTTAAGCATCTTTGGGAGCCCTCTGCCATTTTACCAAAGAAATAACGATCTCCATGATGGGATTGTAATAGAAGTAATGGATGACTCGTATCAGAGGTTGGATGTGCTACAGTGGTAAGGTAGAACATCGATGAGAATCTGAGagagttttgaaattctttatGCTTTTGATCCTTCTCTGAAATTGAGTTAGAACTCTTCCACCTAATATGAGATAAGTAAATACCTAAAGTAGGATCCAAAGGTCTTCCCAAACGACTTCTAATGGTCAAAGACTTGAAGAATGTCACTTTGAATGTAGGTTTTTATGTACTAGTCCCAGTACTtactgaaatttttctatTGAAGGAACGTTCTTAAAAAGATCTTCGTTGAAATAGGACCAAAAAACACCAATACCACAAGCTTTTCGAAGAACTTGATGGTTTCTTAAATCGTTACTCCAAGAAATTATATGAAATCTAGATACACTGTTATTTGATCCAATGTGACGTCCGAATAACACAAACTCAACTTAGCACAGTTACCAGTAAGTgtaaaaaagaacaaaaaaaaaaaaaaaaaaaaaaaaagttcacCCCGCGGTAAGCTTTACCAGTATTAGTACATTTTTATTCCTGAAATTGCTAGTGTCAATGCATCGCTACTGCCAATGGGAAGTTGCGTCTTTATAAAGAGATTGCCAGATATATGCTTCGCTCAGTAACATTTCGATGTCAGtctctttccaatttctggTTGGTGGATTCTGCAAAAAAGTAATGATGTTTTGGAAGTCCATATCAATTAGTTGGTCACTCCACCTTATCAGAAATGCTGCACATACGAATACGTGAAATTCATTCAAGGAAGAACGTCTTAATcttggtaaatcttcacTTGAACCTTTTGAAGTTGTACTAGGTGATgtaaaagattgaaaagTCATGGATGCCGGCTCCGTTGGTGTTCGTGGTGGTCCTGTATCAGACATCATAGCTGCAGCCGATGATGACGTCTCTAGAGAAGTTTCTGATAAGTAAGTATCCCACATTCTAATCACTGTACTCATCTGAAATTCTCTCATTAAGAGACAATTCATCCATCTAAATGCAAATTGAATGAACTCTACCTGTTCGGATTGGAAATGGTTGAAAAGATCCCGATCGATACGTTTTACTAATTGgctcaaatttttgaccTGTTTTAAAATTCCTGGTTGTCCATGAATATAGTTATCTGTAATCTGTTCCAGCAGTTTTGTTAAGCACCAAAACGTATCGGCCTCCACATCATTTAATTGTGACTCTGTCAAATACGATTCCGGATCCAATTTCTCCACATCATCTATCTGAGACTGTGGTAAATATTCTGTAAGGaaagtttggaaaaaaGGTGTCAATAGATCGTTAATACCTTGTACATACCCACTTGCCGGATGTCTAATGGCCCAAAGGTACAAAATTCTCTGTAAGGATCTTTGTACCGATTTAAATTGGTACAATGGTATGTGGGGGTTGGTTCTGGGAACGTCAATTTCTATCTGATGCCACGTCGGTACGTCCCTAGAGTGCTGTTCTGAGAAAACATGATCCAGGCCATCATGATACTCCTgtctctttcttttcaacagAGATTCTTGTCTCTTTGTATTTGCAGGCAAATATCCAATTAAGAGCTTCCATACTACAGGTCTTTGAGGTTTGGGGATCCCGTTCCAACTTATTTGCCTAAGTTCCTGCTGGTTGATAATGTGTTTATTCTTCAAGATACAATCAAATTTTGCCATCCTTTGAAGCATCGAAGTTAACTCCTGTGCTTCTCTCTCGTTCTCCACTTCTAACTGTGATCTCAGATCTGTGGTCAGAGTTTTTTGTAATTGGGGTAGCTGTGGGTATGAAAACGTAGAGCTTGCATTTTGATTTGCCATCGCCGTTGTGGAAGAGGTTGGCGTAGTCTTAACACTTGATGATCTTGTCACCTTCGGCGTGGCAGGCGAAGCCACACCGCCGTTGGTAATTATGGGGATAGGCATGTTGTAATCATCAATAACAGCACTCCAATCTTCATCTAAGTCCTTAAAATATTTATCACTTTTTCTGCTACTgccactaccactaccgCTCCCACCTCCGCTGTCTCTATAATAAGAGGGGTTGTACTTGTTGGCAGATGTGTATGGCTTTGAAGAATCCGTACTTGTTCTTCTGCTACTAgcactaccaccaccagaCGAAGAAATTGGCGTTGAGTACTTTAAGGGTGAATATGACGATGAGgacgatgaattttttataGCCGTCGTCTGTTGCTTCGCCATAGCATCGAAATTACCGTCTCCCGTATAACTACTATTCGATTTCGGTGAACTGGCTGATGAAATTCTCCATGATTTCATTAGAGAACTAACCAAGTTAGTACCACTACTTGCTAAACTGTATCCGTATCCATACGGGGAGCTACCGTGATCTTTTTGGTGCATCTCTTTTGAACTTGATCTAACTCCCATAATCGTCTAATCTAGAACACAGACGAATGAATACAAAAAGGTCTCAAAGGAGCCAGTAAAAAAAACCGTCAGGGAATAATTCCAAGCCCAGTACAGATATTTTTACACTGTTGTGATTGATTCCAACGCTAACGTGGGTTCTGTGAATTGATTCCTTGCTGATCAATGGGGCAGGAGTATTGTACTTTTGTATTGGCATCGTTTGTATTATTGTTACCAGCGCCTTCTCGTTCAAAACTTGTATGGGATCGAAAACCCTTATCACCACATACGAGGTGAGAAATAGCCATTGGATCAGAATAGAGAAACGATTTATAATTCGATATCTAGGCACCAATTCTCTCTGCTTATTTCACCGATGGATTctgttgaatttttcatatttttccATGGTAAAACAGGCTTTTTCCACAATTATACGGCATTTTTTTGGGATTTGAGAATAACTGTACTTTTAGGTGTTTTCTAAAGGTGCAATTACGTTCTATCTTGCGTCAATAAGTGCCCAAGGTAGTGGAAATGGCTCTATTACGAGATTATCCAACAAGCATGTAATAATGTATAGTCCGGTGTCATTAGCACGTGACTCCGCTACCTCACTTCTCGAGACAAGATCTTAAATATTCAAGTATCGATCGAGCATCTGTTCACGATACCCATAAGTTGAAGGTATATGATGTCGATCTGTTCAGTACAATCGTTTTTGTCAATCTAGCTGACTCTCCTGTTATCTTTTTGACTCTTTACAATTTGtccattttcaatatcttgATGTAATTTTCAACATGAAAATTAAAATAAGATCACGGTTAATTAACATTAACAACTTTTTGCATTTAATACTTACTCATAATAAATCTGGATTCATTTCGAATTCAGACTCCTTTCTATTTCGCACGTTGTTCGGAGTTCTCTTGTCAAACATacttatatatataaataatCTTTTCGAGCTGGTTTATTCCCTGCATACAAGTATAGAGCTATAACTGTGGGAAGTTTAGTGATTTCAAGAAAGACGAATACAAGGTAATAAGCACAATAATGTCAGATGCTACAGTTAGTAAACCAGGTGTGACAGTTTTAGCATCaaaaatctcaaaaatATATGTGGAAGAAATCACTTCCAAGGTAAAAGCCATTCAGAATATTAGACCCCATGGTCCACTTCTAGTAGGATTTCTAGCCAATGATGATCCTGCAGCTGAGATGTATGCATCTTGGACTAAGAAAACTAGTGAAGACATGGGATTTCGTTATGAATTAAGAAGGATTGATGAGAAGGATTTTCTCGAAGAAGCCATTATTGAAGCCAATAGAGATCCTCAAGTCGATGGTATAATGGTTTACTATCCGGTATTTGGTAATGCACAGGATCAATATTTACAGCAAGTGGTAGCTAAGGAGAAAGATGTGGAAGGTATGAATCACGTTTACTACCAAAACATGTACCATAACATCAgatatttggattctgAAAATACATTAAAATCAATACTACCATGCACACCACTGGCAGTTgtcaaaattttagaatACTTGAAAGTGTACAACAATCTTTTACCACAAGGTAACAGACTTTATGGTAAAAAATGTGTGGTTGTCAATAGATCGGAAATTGTGGGTAGACCGCTAGCGGCTCTGCTGGCGAATGACGGTGCAGTCGTCTATTCTGTCGATATTGACAacattcaaaaatttactCGTGGTGAAGGTCTTAAATTTAAAAAGCACCATGTGGAAGATTTGGGAGCATTTTCCAAGGATCTTTTGAAACAGTGTTGTTCAGAAGCAGACGTGATCATTACCGGTGTACCTTCAGAATCTTACAAGTTTCCTACCGAATGTATTAAGGAAGGTGCAGTCTGCATAAATTTCTCATCTAAtaagaattttgatgaaactGTCAAAAGCAAAG contains:
- the TRZ1 gene encoding tRNase Z (similar to uniprot|P36159 Saccharomyces cerevisiae YKR079C TRZ1 Protein required for cell viability): MFYLTTVAHPTSDTSHPLLLLQSHHGDRYFFGKMAEGSQRCLTESRTRIGKLQDIFLTGELNWNSLGGLPGMILTVADQGKANLKLHHGGDLINYVVSTWRYFVFRFGISLQTDAMKDQEIYSDGLLRVKSIIVPQSGGNDNLVFNERQNMALKSIVANMFPKNGPTSRYDPSSDPFLNVELPTQFSVPRTSTCYEIVFEPVRGKFRPDIAAKLGVPKGPSFGKLASGQSITLDDGSQITPEQVLEKQRQFPRVLILDIPDDSYIEGFREKFKEYDCEDLGIVYFFLGGDVTINDNLIKSMELFGNDVQMFVSHPKVCPNTIVFKGAALTVLKLKALMVQNFNLPQSNSILSKEFYECFSKPTDRGTTLSQSQEEPLRSTIPSENVHPFTQGSVTQIESFTKGEESMRIKIENNCPDWSWDFAYRRHVKPLNLPSTSFEKIVTEQQGVDNFDTPEKKSNVEAITLGTGSALPSKYRNVLSTLLKIPYKTETGNIDSRIILLDAGENTLGTIRRHFPSTTVCKIFKNMKMMYLSHLHADHHLGIISILKEWFKYHQDDDEVIYVITPWQYNRFINEWLLLEDANLLNRIRYISCEHFVNGSYVRRETKPIPLEEYADGLESADKKRRKLEIDSNSSLRDLDTIKKMYKDLRIFNMQTCRAKHCDWAYSNTISFFMSSSSKKLFKMSYSGDTRPNIEHFSKDIGKNSDLLIHEATLDNELIEDAIKKKHCTINEAIEVSNEMNAQKLILTHFSQRYPKAPQVNDNIKILAKEYCYAFDGMIVDYETLGEQESVFDQLNQVFMEEKQEEEDESQS
- the GYP1 gene encoding GTPase-activating protein GYP1 (similar to uniprot|Q08484 Saccharomyces cerevisiae YOR070C GYP1 Cis-golgi GTPase-activating protein (GAP) for the Rab family members Ypt1p (in vivo) and for Ypt1p Sec4p Ypt7p and Ypt51p (in vitro) involved in vesicle docking and fusion) yields the protein MGVRSSSKEMHQKDHGSSPYGYGYSLASSGTNLVSSLMKSWRISSASSPKSNSSYTGDGNFDAMAKQQTTAIKNSSSSSSYSPLKYSTPISSSGGGSASSRRTSTDSSKPYTSANKYNPSYYRDSGGGSGSGSGSSRKSDKYFKDLDEDWSAVIDDYNMPIPIITNGGVASPATPKVTRSSSVKTTPTSSTTAMANQNASSTFSYPQLPQLQKTLTTDLRSQLEVENEREAQELTSMLQRMAKFDCILKNKHIINQQELRQISWNGIPKPQRPVVWKLLIGYLPANTKRQESLLKRKRQEYHDGLDHVFSEQHSRDVPTWHQIEIDVPRTNPHIPLYQFKSVQRSLQRILYLWAIRHPASGYVQGINDLLTPFFQTFLTEYLPQSQIDDVEKLDPESYLTESQLNDVEADTFWCLTKLLEQITDNYIHGQPGILKQVKNLSQLVKRIDRDLFNHFQSEQVEFIQFAFRWMNCLLMREFQMSTVIRMWDTYLSETSLETSSSAAAMMSDTGPPRTPTEPASMTFQSFTSPSTTSKGSSEDLPRLRRSSLNEFHVFVCAAFLIRWSDQLIDMDFQNIITFLQNPPTRNWKETDIEMLLSEAYIWQSLYKDATSHWQ
- the MTD1 gene encoding methylenetetrahydrofolate dehydrogenase (NAD(+)) (highly similar to uniprot|Q02046 Saccharomyces cerevisiae YKR080W MTD1 NAD-dependent 5 10-methylenetetrahydrafolate dehydrogenase plays a catalytic role in oxidation of cytoplasmic one-carbon units expression is regulated by Bas1p and Bas2p repressed by adenine and may be induced by inositol and choline), with protein sequence MSDATVSKPGVTVLASKISKIYVEEITSKVKAIQNIRPHGPLLVGFLANDDPAAEMYASWTKKTSEDMGFRYELRRIDEKDFLEEAIIEANRDPQVDGIMVYYPVFGNAQDQYLQQVVAKEKDVEGMNHVYYQNMYHNIRYLDSENTLKSILPCTPLAVVKILEYLKVYNNLLPQGNRLYGKKCVVVNRSEIVGRPLAALLANDGAVVYSVDIDNIQKFTRGEGLKFKKHHVEDLGAFSKDLLKQCCSEADVIITGVPSESYKFPTECIKEGAVCINFSSNKNFDETVKSKASLYVPMTGKVTISMLLRNMLRLIENSEKFKNP
- the VPS5 gene encoding sorting nexin 1 (similar to uniprot|Q92331 Saccharomyces cerevisiae YOR069W VPS5 Component of the retromer coat that retrieves proteins from late endosomes sorting nexin I homolog); the encoded protein is MDYDDDLNAPVWDDLNPPKQASVPELSDTFADLNTDEANQGEEEEEDEGVNSGEETHTAEHENSDNLLNTLAPQEDPLVDLQTANEASILSSPTKGADDPLFSASTYQPLVFGDTNDQDLSQSTPVLSSAARKSGKPRMLFNSARMRRRPLDKKASNTTTTTTVTNNNANSEVADPLGKIKKETEKKVDEGPISVTSNNTTKSKSIIDQVEEPLFKVPARRNISENQLESNETQVQKQQEQNQDEEREPVNFYIEVKDPVKVGELTSMHVEYTVVVESELLETRYAQVNRRYRDFRWLYRQLQSNHWGRIIPPPPEKQSVGRFKQDFIENRRFQMEKMLQKIASSPVLQSDLDFILFLTSNNFNFESKHREHTTGSNASRDSNDLSEIHISEIELLGAEDAAVVLKNGGLDGESQKRFLSLSFSSLPKYNETDEYFIDQYKLTESLEERLKQLNKSLDLVDSERNELASVTEEFSKTIDSLAELEVTRQNVEILTNFADTHRRIRESLERSSLQESLTLGVTLDEYIRSLASVKAIFNQRARLGHYLVIVETDFAKKQSLLEKLPQNSTSQSNIDKINSAKREYQTLQRRCKSVKKRWQEVGDCIKKELANFEIEKVKDFRNSLEIFLESAIESQKECIELWETFYQNNL